A stretch of the Nematostella vectensis chromosome 1, jaNemVect1.1, whole genome shotgun sequence genome encodes the following:
- the LOC5520400 gene encoding sentrin-specific protease 8: MSDKEDRRIVLNFYESLLRKSDVALLEPGQWLNDNLIGFMFEYFEHVEFRDGSKDLLFLSPGVTQLIKLTRGVELMAILEPLNLPKYQRVFFAVNNNEVKMSTGGSHWSLLVYCKRSNIFSHYDSLSEANSNAAKELANQVGLILKDPGPSYEEALCPQQENGSDCGVYVIGITEHLCKQCTGETTVKLIDAVTPAAIARRRQQMKELIVKLAKAS, translated from the exons atgtcgGACAAAGAAGATCGCAGaattgttttgaatttttacGAGAGCCTTTTACGCAAATCTGATGTCGCTTTGCTGGAACCAGGGCAATGGTTGAATGATAACTTGATAGGGTTTATGTTTGA ATATTTTGAACACGTAGAATTTAGAGATGGATCTAAAGATCTTCTGTTTCTAAGCCCTGGTGTAACACAGCTTATAAAACTTACGCGAG GTGTGGAGCTGATGGCTATTCTTGAACCTCTTAATCTGCCAAAATACCAAAGAGTTTTTTTTGCTGTGAATAACAATGAAGTAAAAATGTCAACTGGAGGCTCCCACTG GAGCCTCCTAGTGTATTGCAAGAGATCAAACATCTTCAGCCACTATGATTCACTTAGTGAAGCCAACTCCAATGCAGCAAAGGAACTGGCCAATCAAGTGGGCTTAATACTCAAAG ACCCTGGACCTTCATATGAGGAAGCACTTTGCCCACAACAAGAAAATG GAAGTGACTGTGGAGTATATGTGATAGGCATTACAGAACACTTGTGCAAGCAGTGTACTGGTGAGACGACAGTCAAACTTATTGATGCCGTCACTCCTGCTGCAATAGCTAGAAGGAGGCAGCAAATGAAGGAGCTTATTGTGAAGCTGGCGAAGGCTAGCTAG